The DNA segment CGCCCGACGAACTCGGCGACCTCTACAGCCTCCCCGAGGGTACGGACGTGCTGAAGTACGTGTTCAAGGAGTGCGTCGGCCGGATGCGCAAGTACGCCTCCGAGATTCAGGTCGGGAAGGCGCCCAAAGCGGTCGAGTGAGCCACGAATAGTTCGAACTTTCCTCGCGGCATCTCGTCCGGACGATTCGCAGAGACTTCGCCGGGGGTCTGCGGTCGGCGCGCGCTGGCGCGACCTCGTGTCGCGCCTTCATGTGCGAGGGATGACTGAGTGCCCCGGAGGGGCGCGAAGGAATCGGCTGGGGAGGCGTGTGGCCGTGGCGGTGGCGGTTGCGGAAATCGCACTAGCAGTCGAAGATGCAAATACGCCGAGACGCGTCGCGTCTCGGCGTATTTGCGTGTCCTTTTTTGGTCCAGCTTTTTTCGAGGAGCGGTGGCTGATTCGCCGAAGGCGAATCAGCGACCCGACGAAGAAAAAAGGTGGGTTCTAGTTATCGTCCTCGCGCCACTTGTGGTGGCACTCGGTGCAGATGAAGAATCGCGTCTCGCTCTCGTCGGCCGAGCGAATCTGTTGCATGTACCACCGGGCGCGGTCGTTGCCGCACTCCGGGCAGTGGGCGTCGGTGGTGGGGAGCGGGCTGTTGTCCTCGTCGCCGGTTTCGATGACCTCGCTGGCCTCCTGGTCCTCGGTGATGACGTACTCGGCGTCGGGGTCCTTGGGCGTCTTGTGGCCGCAACTGCCGCAAACCCAGAGTTCGTCCTCGGCCTTCATCATCGAACCGCACTCGTCACAGAACTCCATTCTTAACTCGGACGTAGCCGACGCGGCAAGTTAAGCGGTGTGTTTCCTGCCGCGACGCCGACCGTTACCCTTCGCCCTCCGACTGGTACGGTTCGCCGACCGCCTCCCGCGGGAGCGTGTTGTTGATTTCGTCGCGGAGTTCCTCGAACGACTCGTACTCCTCGGCCGGCGTCTCCGAAATTAGCTCTCCCAGATTCTCCTCCCCGTCCGAGAACGTCAGCGTCACGTCGTCGAACTCGCGGGCCGCCTCCGCCCGGGACACCGGGTAGGAGAGTTCGGTCAACACCGAGTCGATCCGGCTGAGTTTGACCTCTCGTGCCATGGCACCGGACTACGCCGTGGTCCCCCTTAGGCGTTCCCGCCTCCCGGGAGTCGCAGCGTCGCTTCGACCGCGCGGTTTCGACCGCACGACTTCGACCGACCCCATTTTTGTGCGCGGCGGCCGAATCCGGAGGTATGAGTAGCGTGGTCGTCGCGGGCGCGGGGCCGGCCGGACTGGTCGCGGCCCGCCGTCTCGCCGACGCGGGCGCGGACGTGACGGTGTACGAGCGCCACCGCGACGTGGGCGGCAGGGTGCGGTCGCTCCGGCGCGACGGGTTCGTCTTCGACCGGGGGTTCCAGGTGTTCTTCACGGCCTATCCGGCGGCCCGACGGGAACTCGACTACGGCGACCTCGACCTACGTGGGTTCGCGCCCGGCGCCGTCGTCGCCCGGCCGGGCCACCGCGCGGTGCTCGCGGACCCGCTCCGGGACTCCAGGGACGCGGTCGAGACGCTGTTCAACCGTGACGTGACGCTCCGCGACAAACTCCGGGTGCTCCGACTCCGGCGCGCGCTCGCCGACAGGCCCGCGAGCGGCATCTTCGACGGCCCGGACGCCGCGACCCGCGAGTACCTCCGCGAGTACGGCTTCTCGGAGCAGTTCCTCCGGAACTTCGCCGAACCGTTCTACGGCGGCATCTCCCTCGACCGGAGCCTCTCGACCTCCCGGAAGGCGTTCGAGTTCACCTTCAAGATGCTCGCAACCGGCGACGTCGCCGTCCCGGCCCGCGGGATGGGGGCGATAAGCGAACAGCTCGCAGACCGCGCCCGTGACGCCGGCGCGGAGATAGTCACCGGGGAGACCGTCACCGACATCGATTCGGAGGTCGGGTCGGGACGCGACTTCGGCAGCGGGGAACTCACCGTCGAACTCGGCCGCGAGTCGACCGACGCCGACGCGGCCGTCGTCGCCACCGACCCCAAAGAGGCCCGCGACCTGACCGGCGTCGAGACGATTCCGACCGAGGCCAACGGCTGTGTCACCCAGTACTACGCCTTCGAGGGTCCACAGTTGGACGCGGTCGACCGCCTCCTGCTGAACGCCGGGGACGGCGACGGGCCGAACCACGTGGCCCAACTGTCGTCGGTCGCGCCGGAGTACGCGCCCGACGACCGCAACCTGCTGAGCGCGACGTTCCTCGGAACGTCCGAGGACGCCGAGGAGGAACTCGCGGCCCGCACCGCCAGCGCACTCGGCGCGTGGTACCCCGAGCGCCGCCTCGGCCTCGAAGTCGTCCACACCGACCGAATCGAGTTCGCGCAGTTCGCCCAACCGCCGGGTGTCTACGACTGCCTACCGGGCGTGCGCGCGCCCGACGGTCCGGTCTACCTCGCGGGCGAATACACTCGGGCGTCGTCGCTCGACGCCGCGATGGAGAGCGGTCGGACGGCGGCCCGCGCCGTCGCGTCGGACCTCGACCTCCGGTAGCGTCGGTCCCGATTCACAGCAATCGCCGGAACTCCCCGAGCGGCGGGAACTCGAGCGTCTCGCCCGCGTCCTCGTCGCGGACCACCGGCTGGAGCGCGTCGGCGTCGGTCACCAGCGGCGACTGGAAGTCGCGGGTCCCCATCCCGTTGACGACCGTGCCCGGCGCGATGCGGTTGAACGCCGGAAGCATCAGCACGTCGGCCCCGCGGTAGGTCCGGGGGCCGTACAGCAGGCAGGGCCGGCGCACGCCTTCGATTTCGATGGTCGGGTGGTCGTGGCCGACGACGTACCGGTCCGCGGTCGCCTCGGGGTGGGCGTCGCCGTGGTGGACGACGGTGTCGCCGAACCGGTGTTCGTCGGCGGCGTCGACCCCGGCCGCGTCGAGCACCGAGTCGAGCATCGAGTCGTGGTTCCCCCGGACGACGACCAGTTCGGCCCCCGCGTCGGCGACCGTCTCGGCGAGCGCCGAGACGGTCGCCTCGGTCCCCTCGGGCACCCGGTCGAAGGCGTGGAGCACGTCGCCCGCGACGACGAGTTCGCGCGGGGAGAACTCCGAGAGCAGCGCCGCGAGGCGGTCGGTCAGGTCGGCGCGCTCGC comes from the Halorussus vallis genome and includes:
- a CDS encoding DUF5789 family protein produces the protein MAREVKLSRIDSVLTELSYPVSRAEAAREFDDVTLTFSDGEENLGELISETPAEEYESFEELRDEINNTLPREAVGEPYQSEGEG
- a CDS encoding NAD(P)/FAD-dependent oxidoreductase codes for the protein MSSVVVAGAGPAGLVAARRLADAGADVTVYERHRDVGGRVRSLRRDGFVFDRGFQVFFTAYPAARRELDYGDLDLRGFAPGAVVARPGHRAVLADPLRDSRDAVETLFNRDVTLRDKLRVLRLRRALADRPASGIFDGPDAATREYLREYGFSEQFLRNFAEPFYGGISLDRSLSTSRKAFEFTFKMLATGDVAVPARGMGAISEQLADRARDAGAEIVTGETVTDIDSEVGSGRDFGSGELTVELGRESTDADAAVVATDPKEARDLTGVETIPTEANGCVTQYYAFEGPQLDAVDRLLLNAGDGDGPNHVAQLSSVAPEYAPDDRNLLSATFLGTSEDAEEELAARTASALGAWYPERRLGLEVVHTDRIEFAQFAQPPGVYDCLPGVRAPDGPVYLAGEYTRASSLDAAMESGRTAARAVASDLDLR
- a CDS encoding metallophosphoesterase translates to MNAQLRDRAVYLPGDDVLVVADVHVGRDATSAVELPLGERADLTDRLAALLSEFSPRELVVAGDVLHAFDRVPEGTEATVSALAETVADAGAELVVVRGNHDSMLDSVLDAAGVDAADEHRFGDTVVHHGDAHPEATADRYVVGHDHPTIEIEGVRRPCLLYGPRTYRGADVLMLPAFNRIAPGTVVNGMGTRDFQSPLVTDADALQPVVRDEDAGETLEFPPLGEFRRLL
- a CDS encoding transcription factor S, which translates into the protein MEFCDECGSMMKAEDELWVCGSCGHKTPKDPDAEYVITEDQEASEVIETGDEDNSPLPTTDAHCPECGNDRARWYMQQIRSADESETRFFICTECHHKWREDDN